The following are encoded in a window of Gammaproteobacteria bacterium genomic DNA:
- a CDS encoding ParB/RepB/Spo0J family partition protein: MNEIKDQRRRDNAEAGAVGRLGRNRQSAMVKALQNMERAADTDATVSRETVVMDPVTTDPLERPTLYPTKGQRFVDPEVCRPWRWADRPDSETPHLDELAQSLERDGQVAPAIVRPVRDPEQPAIRYEIIAGYVRWKAALQAQRQLLVDIRPDLGDREAFSIMVVENDLRRGLSDYTQAKRYQRVLDENLFNSKGELAEAMGLSHAQLSKYLGFAKLPAEVVMACRDITALPLTTGYLLGSLCAKGFEDQVMLLLPQIESGDIAGRQLEELAVDPSQLERWLPRPTANGADETPPRVKSEPRNFVSSSGKPLFKVNISQRQASVSFAGPSRWLLENEEFLERLRAMVEAESPQDD, from the coding sequence ATGAACGAGATCAAAGACCAACGTCGCCGCGATAATGCCGAGGCCGGCGCGGTGGGCAGGTTAGGGCGTAATCGACAATCCGCCATGGTTAAGGCGCTCCAGAACATGGAACGCGCCGCCGATACCGATGCAACCGTTTCACGTGAAACGGTTGTCATGGATCCGGTAACGACCGATCCCCTTGAGCGTCCAACGCTCTATCCCACCAAAGGGCAACGTTTCGTTGATCCTGAAGTCTGCCGACCTTGGCGTTGGGCCGACCGGCCCGATTCGGAAACGCCTCATTTGGATGAGTTGGCGCAATCCCTGGAGCGGGATGGGCAAGTCGCTCCCGCTATTGTGCGTCCGGTTCGAGATCCTGAACAGCCAGCAATCCGCTATGAAATTATTGCCGGTTATGTGCGCTGGAAAGCTGCCTTGCAAGCCCAGCGGCAGCTATTAGTGGATATCCGCCCGGACCTTGGTGATCGAGAGGCATTTTCGATCATGGTCGTTGAGAACGATTTGCGGCGTGGGCTTTCCGATTACACCCAAGCCAAACGGTATCAGCGCGTCCTGGACGAGAACTTGTTTAACTCCAAGGGCGAACTGGCTGAGGCAATGGGTTTGAGTCATGCGCAGCTCTCCAAATATCTGGGGTTTGCCAAATTGCCCGCCGAGGTGGTGATGGCCTGCCGGGACATCACTGCTCTCCCTCTGACGACTGGTTATCTGCTGGGCAGTCTGTGTGCAAAGGGTTTTGAGGATCAAGTGATGCTGTTGTTACCCCAGATTGAATCGGGCGACATTGCCGGACGACAACTGGAGGAACTGGCGGTTGATCCCAGCCAACTTGAGCGATGGTTGCCTCGTCCGACAGCCAATGGAGCGGATGAAACTCCGCCAAGAGTTAAATCGGAACCCCGCAATTTTGTTTCGTCGTCGGGGAAGCCGTTGTTCAAGGTCAATATTTCTCAACGGCAGGCATCGGTATCGTTTGCAGGTCCTTCTCGATGGCTGCTGGAAAATGAGGAATTTCTCGAACGTTTGCGGGCAATGGTCGAGGCAGAGTCTCCTCAAGATGACTGA
- a CDS encoding SOS response-associated peptidase, with amino-acid sequence MCGRFIQCTSGDRLAERFHLPTIPALMPRYNVAPSQSVLAIRMTELGQREAVALRWGLVPAWSSEPRTTYSTINARAETVTDKPTYRQAFRQRRCLIPADGFYEWRKEGSRKQPYCMAPADGAPLAFAGLWEHWEREGQVLESCTILVTQANALMAPIHDRMPVILAPEDEARWLDPAITDPAILKPLLVPCPVARLQVWPVSTAVNAPGHDGPELMVPLNAGLNL; translated from the coding sequence ATGTGTGGCCGGTTCATTCAATGCACATCCGGCGATCGGCTGGCTGAACGGTTCCATCTGCCGACGATCCCGGCCCTGATGCCCCGTTATAACGTCGCGCCGAGTCAGTCCGTCCTGGCCATTCGCATGACGGAACTGGGCCAACGGGAAGCCGTGGCGTTGCGTTGGGGCTTGGTGCCGGCCTGGTCGTCGGAACCGCGCACGACGTACAGCACTATCAACGCCCGCGCTGAGACGGTGACCGACAAGCCGACCTATCGTCAGGCATTTCGGCAACGCCGCTGTCTGATCCCTGCAGATGGGTTCTATGAATGGCGCAAAGAGGGGTCGCGTAAACAGCCGTATTGCATGGCTCCAGCGGACGGTGCGCCGCTGGCTTTTGCCGGGTTATGGGAACATTGGGAACGGGAGGGGCAAGTGTTGGAGTCCTGCACGATTCTGGTGACCCAGGCCAATGCGCTGATGGCCCCGATTCATGACCGGATGCCGGTGATTCTCGCGCCCGAGGACGAAGCCCGCTGGCTGGATCCAGCGATTACTGATCCTGCCATCTTGAAACCGCTCCTGGTTCCTTGTCCCGTGGCGCGATTGCAGGTCTGGCCGGTGAGCACCGCCGTCAACGCGCCCGGCCATGACGGACCGGAATTGATGGTGCCGTTGAATGCCGGTTTGAACCTTTAA